In Pseudomonas asiatica, the following are encoded in one genomic region:
- a CDS encoding LysR family transcriptional regulator translates to MAFTSDSLAIFLAVLEAGSFSAAARKLGRVPSAVSMAIAQLEAELDLVLFDRATRKALPTSAALALEPQARQVICQLNLLDAQALQLHKGLEKRLTIAMAPELQTGRWSQPLETLAQEFPSLEIEVRSATQAEAIRLLHDGSVQLALVFERPGIDERESFLEAGSQLLVAVASPRHPAGQNSGTPLPEETFAEQRQIIVASGKATGSDPRMVLSRRIWLTDSYLATLDLVQSGLGWAYLPQPLVEPLIASGALAEVRFDNMASRLRLWVDIIWVKSRPLGLGARRYLDVMRQCFETESPRS, encoded by the coding sequence ATGGCCTTTACCAGCGACTCCCTGGCAATCTTCCTCGCGGTGCTGGAGGCAGGCTCGTTCTCTGCCGCCGCGCGCAAGCTGGGGCGTGTGCCTTCGGCCGTGAGCATGGCCATCGCCCAGCTGGAGGCGGAGCTGGACCTGGTGCTGTTCGACCGGGCCACGCGCAAAGCCTTGCCAACCAGCGCCGCCCTGGCCCTGGAGCCCCAGGCCAGGCAGGTGATCTGCCAGCTCAACCTGCTCGATGCCCAAGCCCTGCAACTGCACAAGGGGCTGGAAAAGCGCCTGACTATCGCCATGGCCCCCGAGCTGCAGACCGGCCGCTGGAGCCAGCCGCTGGAAACCCTCGCCCAGGAATTTCCCAGCCTGGAAATCGAGGTGCGTTCGGCCACCCAGGCCGAAGCCATCCGCCTGCTGCATGACGGTAGCGTGCAACTGGCACTGGTCTTCGAAAGGCCTGGCATCGACGAGCGCGAGTCATTCCTGGAAGCCGGCAGCCAGTTGCTGGTGGCCGTCGCCTCCCCCCGCCATCCGGCCGGGCAGAACAGCGGCACGCCGTTGCCGGAAGAGACTTTCGCCGAACAGCGGCAGATCATCGTGGCGTCGGGCAAGGCCACCGGGTCGGACCCACGCATGGTGCTGTCGCGGCGCATCTGGCTGACCGACAGCTACCTGGCCACGCTGGACCTGGTGCAATCGGGCCTTGGTTGGGCCTACCTGCCGCAGCCTTTGGTCGAGCCGTTGATTGCTTCGGGCGCGCTGGCGGAGGTGCGTTTCGACAACATGGCCAGCCGATTGCGCTTGTGGGTGGACATCATCTGGGTCAAGTCGCGCCCGTTGGGCCTGGGCGCGCGGCGTTACCTTGACGTGATGCGCCAATGCTTTGAAACAGAATCCCCGAGGTCCTGA